A genomic window from Carassius auratus strain Wakin unplaced genomic scaffold, ASM336829v1 scaf_tig00020493, whole genome shotgun sequence includes:
- the LOC113076431 gene encoding cold shock domain-containing protein E1 isoform X3: MEASETPVAAPTPSTSSQPIPRSASVSCHASRASGGKKQKRTPLYQRSMSFDPSLLHNNGHSGFANGTSMGIRETGVVEKLLASYGFIQCSERQARLFFHCSQYNGNLQELKIGDDVEFEVSSDRRTGKPIAVKLVKIKAEMLPEERISGQVVSAIPSHLDGKSAPGQVPTGSVCYERNGEVFYLTYTPEDIEGNVTLDTGDKVNFYMETNKHTGAVSAHNIVLVKKKQSRCQGVVCATKEAFGFIERGDVVKEIFFHYSEFKGDLEALQAGDDVEFSIKERNGKEVATDVRLLPQGTVIFEDISIETFEGTVNKVIPKVPNKNQNDPLPGRISARINFTDKELLFGEKDSKSKVTLLEGDHVQFNISTDRRDKLERATNIDILPDTFHFTKEAREMGVIAAMRDGFGFIKCVDRDARMFFHFSEVLEESQLHISDEVEFTVVPDMLSAQRNHAVRIKKLPKGTVSFHTQSELRFMGVVEKEAVPVTTNKNSSPSKGKEKDAEEGSIAYEESGVKSTIPYYIKDLEGGAYPQLGDKVEFSISEVKRTGQQSAVSLKILNRAAGTKRLLGYIATLKDNFGFIETANHDQEIFFHYSEVCGDVDNMDLGDTVEYTLSKGKGNKISAEKVTKVAAVNGVEEDASNTMFLGKVVRPLRSVDPSQNDYQGLIEITEEDTSPGVSKGQSYPFGIVGMSNKGDCLQKGEMVKFQLCTVAQTGQKMACNIVPQRRALVECVKDQFGFITYEVGESKKLFFHVKEVQDGLELQAGDEVEFSVILNQRTGKCSACNVRRVSEGPKPVATPRPDRLVNRLKSITLDDTNAPRLVIIRQPRGPDNSKGFNVERKTRQPGVTD, translated from the exons ATGGAGGCCTCAGAAACCCCTGTTGCTGCCCCCACCCCCTCCACCTCAAGTCAGCCAATCCCCCGCTCCGCCTCAGTCTCATGCCATGCGTCTCGTGCATCAGGGGGCAAAAAACAAAAGCGGACCCCTTTGTATCAGCGATCT ATGAGTTTTGACCCCAGTCTGCTGCATAATAATGGCCATAGTGGCTTTGCCAATGGAACGAGCATGGGAATTCGTGAGACTGGAGTGGTTGAAAAACTGCTAGCATCATACGGCTTCATTCAGTGCTCTGAGAGACAAGCCCGCCTCTTCTTCCACTGCTCTCAGTACAACGGCAACCTGCAGGAGCTGAAGATTGGAG ATGATGTGGAGTTTGAGGTGTCGTCTGATAGACGCACTGGCAAACCAATTGCGGTGAAGCTGGTAAAAATCAAGGCAGAAATGTTGCCAGAAGAGCGAATTTCTGGGCAG GTAGTGTCAGCTATCCCCTCTCACTTGGACGGGAAGTCTGCACCTGGCCAAGTGCCCACGGGCAGTGTGTGTTATGAGAGAAACGGG GAAGTGTTTTATTTGACCTACACCCCTGAGGATATAGAAGGAAATGTGACTTTAGATACCGGCGATAAAGTCAATTTTTACATGGAGACCAACAAGCA cactGGTGCTGTTAGTGCTCACAACATTGTATTGGTAAAGAAGAAACAGTCAAGATGTCAGGGAGTTGTTTGTGCCACCAAG GAGGCCTTTGGATTCATTGAACGAGGAGATGTTGTGAAGGAGATCTTCTTCCACTACAGTGAGTTTAAAGGAGATCTGGAAGCTCTACAAGCTGGAGATGATGTGGAATTCAGcattaaagaaagaaat GGCAAGGAAGTGGCCACAGATGTGAGACTGTTGCCTCAGGGTACCGTTATATTTGAGGACATCAGTATTGAGACTTTCGAGGGAACTGTCAACAAGGTTATTCCCAAGGTCCCCAACAAGAATCAG AATGACCCACTGCCTGGGCGAATCAGTGCCAGAATTAATTTCACTGACAAAGAGCTGCTATTCGGTGAGAAGGACAGCAAGTCCAAAGTGACGCTGCTTGAGGGCGACCATGTCCAGTTCAATATATCCACTGACCGTCGTGACAAACTGGAGAGAGCCACAAATATCGACATCCTCCCCGATACCTTCCATTTCACAAAGGAGGCCCGTGAAATG GGTGTGATAGCTGCCATGCGTGATGGTTTCGGCTTCATCAAATGTGTGGACCGTGATGCCCGAATGTTCTTCCATTTCAGCGAAGTTCTGGAAGAGAGCCAGCTGCACATTTCTGATGAAGTGGAATTCACTGTAGTCCCT GACATGCTGTCAGCCCAAAGGAACCATGCAGTGCGGATCAAAAAGCTGCCCAAGGGCACAGTGTCGTTCCACACTCAATCTGAGCTGCGTTTTATGGGAGTTGTGGAGAAAGAAGCTGTGCCTGTTACAACCAACAAGAACTCCAGCCCCAGCAAGGGCAAAGAGAAG GATGCAGAGGAAGGCTCGATTGCATATGAAGAGAGTGGAGTGAAGAGCACTATTCCCTACTATATTAAAGACCTGGAGGGAGGCGCTTACCCACAGCTTGGAGACAAG GTGGAGTTCTCCATCAGTGAGGTGAAACGCACCGGACAGCAAAGTGCTGTGTCCCTCAAGATCCTTAATCGTGCTGCTGGCACCAAGAGGCTTCTGGGATACATAGCAACACTGAAGGATAACTTCGGCTTCATAGAAACAGCCAATCATGATCAGGAAATTTTCTTCCACTACAG TGAGGTATGTGGGGATGTGGATAACATGGACCTGGGGGATACAGTGGAGTACACTCTCTCCAAGGGCAAAGGAAACAAAATCAGTGCTGAGAAGGTCACCAAAGTTGCAGCTG TGAATGGAGTAGAAGAGGATGCGAGTAATACCATGTTCCTGGGGAAAGTGGTTCGGCCCTTGCGCAGTGTGGACCCCTCTCAGAATGATTATCAAGGCCTTATTGAGATCACAGAGGAAG ACACTTCACCAGGAGTCAGTAAGGGTCAGAGTTATCCGTTCGGCATCGTTGGTATGTCCAATAAAGGCGACTGTCTGCAAAAGGGTGAGATGGTGAAATTTCAGTTGTGTACAGTGGCCCAGACAGGACAAAAGATGGCCTGCAACATTGTCCCTCAGCGTAGAGCCCTGGTGGAGTGCGTCAAAGATCAG TTTGGTTTCATCACATATGAAGTTGGAGAGAGCAAGAAGCTGTTTTTCCACGTCAAGGAGGTTCAAGATGGCCTGGAGCTCCAGGCTGGTGATGAAGTGGAGTTTTCAGTTATCCTGAACCAGCGGACAGGCAAATGCAGTGCCTGCAATGTTCGTAGAGTCAG tGAGGGTCCAAAACCAGTAGCAACACCTCGACCTGACCGACTGGTCAATCGCTTGAAGAGCATCACTCTTGATGACACCAACGCCCCCCGTCTTGTCATTATCAGACAGCCTCGTGGCCCAGATAATTCAAAG GGCTTCAATGTAGAGAGGAAAACCCGCCAACCCGGTGTTACTGACTGA
- the LOC113076431 gene encoding cold shock domain-containing protein E1 isoform X6, which yields MSFDPSLLHNNGHSGFANGTSMGIRETGVVEKLLASYGFIQCSERQARLFFHCSQYNGNLQELKIGDDVEFEVSSDRRTGKPIAVKLVKIKAEMLPEERISGQVGPDLHASPLTVLHGFIHPVVSAIPSHLDGKSAPGQVPTGSVCYERNGEVFYLTYTPEDIEGNVTLDTGDKVNFYMETNKHTGAVSAHNIVLVKKKQSRCQGVVCATKEAFGFIERGDVVKEIFFHYSEFKGDLEALQAGDDVEFSIKERNGKEVATDVRLLPQGTVIFEDISIETFEGTVNKVIPKVPNKNQNDPLPGRISARINFTDKELLFGEKDSKSKVTLLEGDHVQFNISTDRRDKLERATNIDILPDTFHFTKEAREMGVIAAMRDGFGFIKCVDRDARMFFHFSEVLEESQLHISDEVEFTVVPDMLSAQRNHAVRIKKLPKGTVSFHTQSELRFMGVVEKEAVPVTTNKNSSPSKGKEKVKVEKDAEEGSIAYEESGVKSTIPYYIKDLEGGAYPQLGDKVEFSISEVKRTGQQSAVSLKILNRAAGTKRLLGYIATLKDNFGFIETANHDQEIFFHYSEVCGDVDNMDLGDTVEYTLSKGKGNKISAEKVTKVAAVNGVEEDASNTMFLGKVVRPLRSVDPSQNDYQGLIEITEEDTSPGVSKGQSYPFGIVGMSNKGDCLQKGEMVKFQLCTVAQTGQKMACNIVPQRRALVECVKDQFGFITYEVGESKKLFFHVKEVQDGLELQAGDEVEFSVILNQRTGKCSACNVRRVSEGPKPVATPRPDRLVNRLKSITLDDTNAPRLVIIRQPRGPDNSKGFNVERKTRQPGVTD from the exons ATGAGTTTTGACCCCAGTCTGCTGCATAATAATGGCCATAGTGGCTTTGCCAATGGAACGAGCATGGGAATTCGTGAGACTGGAGTGGTTGAAAAACTGCTAGCATCATACGGCTTCATTCAGTGCTCTGAGAGACAAGCCCGCCTCTTCTTCCACTGCTCTCAGTACAACGGCAACCTGCAGGAGCTGAAGATTGGAG ATGATGTGGAGTTTGAGGTGTCGTCTGATAGACGCACTGGCAAACCAATTGCGGTGAAGCTGGTAAAAATCAAGGCAGAAATGTTGCCAGAAGAGCGAATTTCTGGGCAGGTGGGGCCTGACTTGCACGCCTCTCCTTTAACTGTGCTGCATGGTTTTATTCATCCA GTAGTGTCAGCTATCCCCTCTCACTTGGACGGGAAGTCTGCACCTGGCCAAGTGCCCACGGGCAGTGTGTGTTATGAGAGAAACGGG GAAGTGTTTTATTTGACCTACACCCCTGAGGATATAGAAGGAAATGTGACTTTAGATACCGGCGATAAAGTCAATTTTTACATGGAGACCAACAAGCA cactGGTGCTGTTAGTGCTCACAACATTGTATTGGTAAAGAAGAAACAGTCAAGATGTCAGGGAGTTGTTTGTGCCACCAAG GAGGCCTTTGGATTCATTGAACGAGGAGATGTTGTGAAGGAGATCTTCTTCCACTACAGTGAGTTTAAAGGAGATCTGGAAGCTCTACAAGCTGGAGATGATGTGGAATTCAGcattaaagaaagaaat GGCAAGGAAGTGGCCACAGATGTGAGACTGTTGCCTCAGGGTACCGTTATATTTGAGGACATCAGTATTGAGACTTTCGAGGGAACTGTCAACAAGGTTATTCCCAAGGTCCCCAACAAGAATCAG AATGACCCACTGCCTGGGCGAATCAGTGCCAGAATTAATTTCACTGACAAAGAGCTGCTATTCGGTGAGAAGGACAGCAAGTCCAAAGTGACGCTGCTTGAGGGCGACCATGTCCAGTTCAATATATCCACTGACCGTCGTGACAAACTGGAGAGAGCCACAAATATCGACATCCTCCCCGATACCTTCCATTTCACAAAGGAGGCCCGTGAAATG GGTGTGATAGCTGCCATGCGTGATGGTTTCGGCTTCATCAAATGTGTGGACCGTGATGCCCGAATGTTCTTCCATTTCAGCGAAGTTCTGGAAGAGAGCCAGCTGCACATTTCTGATGAAGTGGAATTCACTGTAGTCCCT GACATGCTGTCAGCCCAAAGGAACCATGCAGTGCGGATCAAAAAGCTGCCCAAGGGCACAGTGTCGTTCCACACTCAATCTGAGCTGCGTTTTATGGGAGTTGTGGAGAAAGAAGCTGTGCCTGTTACAACCAACAAGAACTCCAGCCCCAGCAAGGGCAAAGAGAAG gtaaaaGTTGAAAAG GATGCAGAGGAAGGCTCGATTGCATATGAAGAGAGTGGAGTGAAGAGCACTATTCCCTACTATATTAAAGACCTGGAGGGAGGCGCTTACCCACAGCTTGGAGACAAG GTGGAGTTCTCCATCAGTGAGGTGAAACGCACCGGACAGCAAAGTGCTGTGTCCCTCAAGATCCTTAATCGTGCTGCTGGCACCAAGAGGCTTCTGGGATACATAGCAACACTGAAGGATAACTTCGGCTTCATAGAAACAGCCAATCATGATCAGGAAATTTTCTTCCACTACAG TGAGGTATGTGGGGATGTGGATAACATGGACCTGGGGGATACAGTGGAGTACACTCTCTCCAAGGGCAAAGGAAACAAAATCAGTGCTGAGAAGGTCACCAAAGTTGCAGCTG TGAATGGAGTAGAAGAGGATGCGAGTAATACCATGTTCCTGGGGAAAGTGGTTCGGCCCTTGCGCAGTGTGGACCCCTCTCAGAATGATTATCAAGGCCTTATTGAGATCACAGAGGAAG ACACTTCACCAGGAGTCAGTAAGGGTCAGAGTTATCCGTTCGGCATCGTTGGTATGTCCAATAAAGGCGACTGTCTGCAAAAGGGTGAGATGGTGAAATTTCAGTTGTGTACAGTGGCCCAGACAGGACAAAAGATGGCCTGCAACATTGTCCCTCAGCGTAGAGCCCTGGTGGAGTGCGTCAAAGATCAG TTTGGTTTCATCACATATGAAGTTGGAGAGAGCAAGAAGCTGTTTTTCCACGTCAAGGAGGTTCAAGATGGCCTGGAGCTCCAGGCTGGTGATGAAGTGGAGTTTTCAGTTATCCTGAACCAGCGGACAGGCAAATGCAGTGCCTGCAATGTTCGTAGAGTCAG tGAGGGTCCAAAACCAGTAGCAACACCTCGACCTGACCGACTGGTCAATCGCTTGAAGAGCATCACTCTTGATGACACCAACGCCCCCCGTCTTGTCATTATCAGACAGCCTCGTGGCCCAGATAATTCAAAG GGCTTCAATGTAGAGAGGAAAACCCGCCAACCCGGTGTTACTGACTGA
- the LOC113076431 gene encoding cold shock domain-containing protein E1 isoform X4: MEASETPVAAPTPSTSSQPIPRSASVSCHASRASGGKKQKRTPLYQRSMSFDPSLLHNNGHSGFANGTSMGIRETGVVEKLLASYGFIQCSERQARLFFHCSQYNGNLQELKIGDDVEFEVSSDRRTGKPIAVKLVKIKAEMLPEERISGQVGPDLHASPLTVLHGFIHPVVSAIPSHLDGKSAPGQVPTGSVCYERNGEVFYLTYTPEDIEGNVTLDTGDKVNFYMETNKHTGAVSAHNIVLVKKKQSRCQGVVCATKEAFGFIERGDVVKEIFFHYSEFKGDLEALQAGDDVEFSIKERNGKEVATDVRLLPQGTVIFEDISIETFEGTVNKVIPKVPNKNQNDPLPGRISARINFTDKELLFGEKDSKSKVTLLEGDHVQFNISTDRRDKLERATNIDILPDTFHFTKEAREMGVIAAMRDGFGFIKCVDRDARMFFHFSEVLEESQLHISDEVEFTVVPDMLSAQRNHAVRIKKLPKGTVSFHTQSELRFMGVVEKEAVPVTTNKNSSPSKGKEKVKVEKDAEEGSIAYEESGVKSTIPYYIKDLEGGAYPQLGDKVEFSISEVKRTGQQSAVSLKILNRAAGTKRLLGYIATLKDNFGFIETANHDQEIFFHYSEVCGDVDNMDLGDTVEYTLSKGKGNKISAEKVTKVAAVNGVEEDASNTMFLGKVVRPLRSVDPSQNDYQGLIEITEEDTSPGVSKGQSYPFGIVGMSNKGDCLQKGEMVKFQLCTVAQTGQKMACNIVPQRRALVECVKDQFGFITYEVGESKKLFFHVKEVQDGLELQAGDEVEFSVILNQRTGKCSACNVRRVSEGPKPVATPRPDRLVNRLKSITLDDTNAPRLVIIRQPRGPDNSKGFNVERKTRQPGVTD, from the exons ATGGAGGCCTCAGAAACCCCTGTTGCTGCCCCCACCCCCTCCACCTCAAGTCAGCCAATCCCCCGCTCCGCCTCAGTCTCATGCCATGCGTCTCGTGCATCAGGGGGCAAAAAACAAAAGCGGACCCCTTTGTATCAGCGATCT ATGAGTTTTGACCCCAGTCTGCTGCATAATAATGGCCATAGTGGCTTTGCCAATGGAACGAGCATGGGAATTCGTGAGACTGGAGTGGTTGAAAAACTGCTAGCATCATACGGCTTCATTCAGTGCTCTGAGAGACAAGCCCGCCTCTTCTTCCACTGCTCTCAGTACAACGGCAACCTGCAGGAGCTGAAGATTGGAG ATGATGTGGAGTTTGAGGTGTCGTCTGATAGACGCACTGGCAAACCAATTGCGGTGAAGCTGGTAAAAATCAAGGCAGAAATGTTGCCAGAAGAGCGAATTTCTGGGCAGGTGGGGCCTGACTTGCACGCCTCTCCTTTAACTGTGCTGCATGGTTTTATTCATCCA GTAGTGTCAGCTATCCCCTCTCACTTGGACGGGAAGTCTGCACCTGGCCAAGTGCCCACGGGCAGTGTGTGTTATGAGAGAAACGGG GAAGTGTTTTATTTGACCTACACCCCTGAGGATATAGAAGGAAATGTGACTTTAGATACCGGCGATAAAGTCAATTTTTACATGGAGACCAACAAGCA cactGGTGCTGTTAGTGCTCACAACATTGTATTGGTAAAGAAGAAACAGTCAAGATGTCAGGGAGTTGTTTGTGCCACCAAG GAGGCCTTTGGATTCATTGAACGAGGAGATGTTGTGAAGGAGATCTTCTTCCACTACAGTGAGTTTAAAGGAGATCTGGAAGCTCTACAAGCTGGAGATGATGTGGAATTCAGcattaaagaaagaaat GGCAAGGAAGTGGCCACAGATGTGAGACTGTTGCCTCAGGGTACCGTTATATTTGAGGACATCAGTATTGAGACTTTCGAGGGAACTGTCAACAAGGTTATTCCCAAGGTCCCCAACAAGAATCAG AATGACCCACTGCCTGGGCGAATCAGTGCCAGAATTAATTTCACTGACAAAGAGCTGCTATTCGGTGAGAAGGACAGCAAGTCCAAAGTGACGCTGCTTGAGGGCGACCATGTCCAGTTCAATATATCCACTGACCGTCGTGACAAACTGGAGAGAGCCACAAATATCGACATCCTCCCCGATACCTTCCATTTCACAAAGGAGGCCCGTGAAATG GGTGTGATAGCTGCCATGCGTGATGGTTTCGGCTTCATCAAATGTGTGGACCGTGATGCCCGAATGTTCTTCCATTTCAGCGAAGTTCTGGAAGAGAGCCAGCTGCACATTTCTGATGAAGTGGAATTCACTGTAGTCCCT GACATGCTGTCAGCCCAAAGGAACCATGCAGTGCGGATCAAAAAGCTGCCCAAGGGCACAGTGTCGTTCCACACTCAATCTGAGCTGCGTTTTATGGGAGTTGTGGAGAAAGAAGCTGTGCCTGTTACAACCAACAAGAACTCCAGCCCCAGCAAGGGCAAAGAGAAG gtaaaaGTTGAAAAG GATGCAGAGGAAGGCTCGATTGCATATGAAGAGAGTGGAGTGAAGAGCACTATTCCCTACTATATTAAAGACCTGGAGGGAGGCGCTTACCCACAGCTTGGAGACAAG GTGGAGTTCTCCATCAGTGAGGTGAAACGCACCGGACAGCAAAGTGCTGTGTCCCTCAAGATCCTTAATCGTGCTGCTGGCACCAAGAGGCTTCTGGGATACATAGCAACACTGAAGGATAACTTCGGCTTCATAGAAACAGCCAATCATGATCAGGAAATTTTCTTCCACTACAG TGAGGTATGTGGGGATGTGGATAACATGGACCTGGGGGATACAGTGGAGTACACTCTCTCCAAGGGCAAAGGAAACAAAATCAGTGCTGAGAAGGTCACCAAAGTTGCAGCTG TGAATGGAGTAGAAGAGGATGCGAGTAATACCATGTTCCTGGGGAAAGTGGTTCGGCCCTTGCGCAGTGTGGACCCCTCTCAGAATGATTATCAAGGCCTTATTGAGATCACAGAGGAAG ACACTTCACCAGGAGTCAGTAAGGGTCAGAGTTATCCGTTCGGCATCGTTGGTATGTCCAATAAAGGCGACTGTCTGCAAAAGGGTGAGATGGTGAAATTTCAGTTGTGTACAGTGGCCCAGACAGGACAAAAGATGGCCTGCAACATTGTCCCTCAGCGTAGAGCCCTGGTGGAGTGCGTCAAAGATCAG TTTGGTTTCATCACATATGAAGTTGGAGAGAGCAAGAAGCTGTTTTTCCACGTCAAGGAGGTTCAAGATGGCCTGGAGCTCCAGGCTGGTGATGAAGTGGAGTTTTCAGTTATCCTGAACCAGCGGACAGGCAAATGCAGTGCCTGCAATGTTCGTAGAGTCAG tGAGGGTCCAAAACCAGTAGCAACACCTCGACCTGACCGACTGGTCAATCGCTTGAAGAGCATCACTCTTGATGACACCAACGCCCCCCGTCTTGTCATTATCAGACAGCCTCGTGGCCCAGATAATTCAAAG GGCTTCAATGTAGAGAGGAAAACCCGCCAACCCGGTGTTACTGACTGA
- the LOC113076431 gene encoding cold shock domain-containing protein E1 isoform X5, whose translation MGSPWKGFVEFTLPASPPAAFLSADLNSTSPIGLSLSPYGRSMSFDPSLLHNNGHSGFANGTSMGIRETGVVEKLLASYGFIQCSERQARLFFHCSQYNGNLQELKIGDDVEFEVSSDRRTGKPIAVKLVKIKAEMLPEERISGQVGPDLHASPLTVLHGFIHPVVSAIPSHLDGKSAPGQVPTGSVCYERNGEVFYLTYTPEDIEGNVTLDTGDKVNFYMETNKHTGAVSAHNIVLVKKKQSRCQGVVCATKEAFGFIERGDVVKEIFFHYSEFKGDLEALQAGDDVEFSIKERNGKEVATDVRLLPQGTVIFEDISIETFEGTVNKVIPKVPNKNQNDPLPGRISARINFTDKELLFGEKDSKSKVTLLEGDHVQFNISTDRRDKLERATNIDILPDTFHFTKEAREMGVIAAMRDGFGFIKCVDRDARMFFHFSEVLEESQLHISDEVEFTVVPDMLSAQRNHAVRIKKLPKGTVSFHTQSELRFMGVVEKEAVPVTTNKNSSPSKGKEKVKVEKDAEEGSIAYEESGVKSTIPYYIKDLEGGAYPQLGDKVEFSISEVKRTGQQSAVSLKILNRAAGTKRLLGYIATLKDNFGFIETANHDQEIFFHYSEVCGDVDNMDLGDTVEYTLSKGKGNKISAEKVTKVAAVNGVEEDASNTMFLGKVVRPLRSVDPSQNDYQGLIEITEEDTSPGVSKGQSYPFGIVGMSNKGDCLQKGEMVKFQLCTVAQTGQKMACNIVPQRRALVECVKDQFGFITYEVGESKKLFFHVKEVQDGLELQAGDEVEFSVILNQRTGKCSACNVRRVSEGPKPVATPRPDRLVNRLKSITLDDTNAPRLVIIRQPRGPDNSKGFNVERKTRQPGVTD comes from the exons ATGGGTAGTCCCTGGAAAGGTTTTGTCGAGTTTACCTTGCCGGCATCGCCACCTGCAGCATTCCTTAGCGCTGACCTGAACAGCACCTCGCCCATCGGGCTCAGCCTGTCACCCTACGGCCGATCT ATGAGTTTTGACCCCAGTCTGCTGCATAATAATGGCCATAGTGGCTTTGCCAATGGAACGAGCATGGGAATTCGTGAGACTGGAGTGGTTGAAAAACTGCTAGCATCATACGGCTTCATTCAGTGCTCTGAGAGACAAGCCCGCCTCTTCTTCCACTGCTCTCAGTACAACGGCAACCTGCAGGAGCTGAAGATTGGAG ATGATGTGGAGTTTGAGGTGTCGTCTGATAGACGCACTGGCAAACCAATTGCGGTGAAGCTGGTAAAAATCAAGGCAGAAATGTTGCCAGAAGAGCGAATTTCTGGGCAGGTGGGGCCTGACTTGCACGCCTCTCCTTTAACTGTGCTGCATGGTTTTATTCATCCA GTAGTGTCAGCTATCCCCTCTCACTTGGACGGGAAGTCTGCACCTGGCCAAGTGCCCACGGGCAGTGTGTGTTATGAGAGAAACGGG GAAGTGTTTTATTTGACCTACACCCCTGAGGATATAGAAGGAAATGTGACTTTAGATACCGGCGATAAAGTCAATTTTTACATGGAGACCAACAAGCA cactGGTGCTGTTAGTGCTCACAACATTGTATTGGTAAAGAAGAAACAGTCAAGATGTCAGGGAGTTGTTTGTGCCACCAAG GAGGCCTTTGGATTCATTGAACGAGGAGATGTTGTGAAGGAGATCTTCTTCCACTACAGTGAGTTTAAAGGAGATCTGGAAGCTCTACAAGCTGGAGATGATGTGGAATTCAGcattaaagaaagaaat GGCAAGGAAGTGGCCACAGATGTGAGACTGTTGCCTCAGGGTACCGTTATATTTGAGGACATCAGTATTGAGACTTTCGAGGGAACTGTCAACAAGGTTATTCCCAAGGTCCCCAACAAGAATCAG AATGACCCACTGCCTGGGCGAATCAGTGCCAGAATTAATTTCACTGACAAAGAGCTGCTATTCGGTGAGAAGGACAGCAAGTCCAAAGTGACGCTGCTTGAGGGCGACCATGTCCAGTTCAATATATCCACTGACCGTCGTGACAAACTGGAGAGAGCCACAAATATCGACATCCTCCCCGATACCTTCCATTTCACAAAGGAGGCCCGTGAAATG GGTGTGATAGCTGCCATGCGTGATGGTTTCGGCTTCATCAAATGTGTGGACCGTGATGCCCGAATGTTCTTCCATTTCAGCGAAGTTCTGGAAGAGAGCCAGCTGCACATTTCTGATGAAGTGGAATTCACTGTAGTCCCT GACATGCTGTCAGCCCAAAGGAACCATGCAGTGCGGATCAAAAAGCTGCCCAAGGGCACAGTGTCGTTCCACACTCAATCTGAGCTGCGTTTTATGGGAGTTGTGGAGAAAGAAGCTGTGCCTGTTACAACCAACAAGAACTCCAGCCCCAGCAAGGGCAAAGAGAAG gtaaaaGTTGAAAAG GATGCAGAGGAAGGCTCGATTGCATATGAAGAGAGTGGAGTGAAGAGCACTATTCCCTACTATATTAAAGACCTGGAGGGAGGCGCTTACCCACAGCTTGGAGACAAG GTGGAGTTCTCCATCAGTGAGGTGAAACGCACCGGACAGCAAAGTGCTGTGTCCCTCAAGATCCTTAATCGTGCTGCTGGCACCAAGAGGCTTCTGGGATACATAGCAACACTGAAGGATAACTTCGGCTTCATAGAAACAGCCAATCATGATCAGGAAATTTTCTTCCACTACAG TGAGGTATGTGGGGATGTGGATAACATGGACCTGGGGGATACAGTGGAGTACACTCTCTCCAAGGGCAAAGGAAACAAAATCAGTGCTGAGAAGGTCACCAAAGTTGCAGCTG TGAATGGAGTAGAAGAGGATGCGAGTAATACCATGTTCCTGGGGAAAGTGGTTCGGCCCTTGCGCAGTGTGGACCCCTCTCAGAATGATTATCAAGGCCTTATTGAGATCACAGAGGAAG ACACTTCACCAGGAGTCAGTAAGGGTCAGAGTTATCCGTTCGGCATCGTTGGTATGTCCAATAAAGGCGACTGTCTGCAAAAGGGTGAGATGGTGAAATTTCAGTTGTGTACAGTGGCCCAGACAGGACAAAAGATGGCCTGCAACATTGTCCCTCAGCGTAGAGCCCTGGTGGAGTGCGTCAAAGATCAG TTTGGTTTCATCACATATGAAGTTGGAGAGAGCAAGAAGCTGTTTTTCCACGTCAAGGAGGTTCAAGATGGCCTGGAGCTCCAGGCTGGTGATGAAGTGGAGTTTTCAGTTATCCTGAACCAGCGGACAGGCAAATGCAGTGCCTGCAATGTTCGTAGAGTCAG tGAGGGTCCAAAACCAGTAGCAACACCTCGACCTGACCGACTGGTCAATCGCTTGAAGAGCATCACTCTTGATGACACCAACGCCCCCCGTCTTGTCATTATCAGACAGCCTCGTGGCCCAGATAATTCAAAG GGCTTCAATGTAGAGAGGAAAACCCGCCAACCCGGTGTTACTGACTGA